A single Brienomyrus brachyistius isolate T26 chromosome 11, BBRACH_0.4, whole genome shotgun sequence DNA region contains:
- the LOC125751341 gene encoding mixed lineage kinase domain-like protein, which produces MDFIDPIVTIAEKLHALCTEVKANKERCTRLDQRVAALVKVVEVVKVSGLGPHPELVKKGLRELKGTLMSAQKVVANFISTGCLKRIRKAFKLGEQFESLNERLNDAAQLLSLALQADQRQQLENVFQEVKRMREDAADREVDHRDLEKILQSLEDIKESVDSVHDVVESTSENVKDIKALLESLKKPSIQLMDIQEIEADKLTYSFPKVPIVKSATSELFKGEYKKFTVAIKRFTCHSTPDEIRKIFNKEVETMRRFESPNILRMFGICIKDADGPCPDYLIVMEFCEKGSLREVLDGPSRLSWERRACMSLDAAQAIYRLHQSETKFKVHGSICSSKFLVDAGYTVKLGGFELAKTETSLKNNKKKEGSSINYCSPQQIEDVNYLYDRDCEIYSFGIVLWEIATRQIPFKGCKSTEIYQKVCKEKSMEPLPADCPKNLVDIINACRAYEPFYRPPARVLVDKLRDVVQELDD; this is translated from the exons ATGGATTTTATAGATCCCATTGTCACCATAGCGGAGAAGCTGCACGCACTGTGCACAGAGGTGAAAGCCAACAAGGAACGCTGCACAAGGTTGGATCAGCGTGTGGCGGCTTTGGTGAAGGTGGTGGAGGTGGTGAAGGTTAGTGGCCTTGGGCCCCATCCTGAATTGGTGAAGAAGGGCCTTCGCGAGCTCAAAGGCACACTGATGTCCGCCCAGAAAGTGGTGGCGAATTTCATCTCCACCGGCTGTCTGAAGCGCATCAGGAAGGCCTTCAAGCTGGGTGAGCAGTTCGAAAGCCTGAACGAGCGACTCAACGACGCTGCGCAGCTACTCTCGCTGGCCCTGCAGGCTGACCAGCGGCAGCAGCTGGAGAATGTGTTCCAGGAGGTCAAGCGCATGAGAGAAGATGCTGCGGACAGAGAGGTCGATCACCGGGATCTGGAAAAGA TCTTACAATCCTTGGAAGACATTAAGGAGAGTGTTGATTCTGTGCATGACGTTGTGGAATCCACCAGCGAAAATGTGAAAGATATCAAAGCCTTACTGGAATCTT TAAAGAAGCCCAGCATCCAGCTGATGGACATCCAGGAGATCGAAGCAGATAAGCTCACCTACAGCTTTCCAAAGGTTCCTATCGTGAAGAGCGCAACCTCTGAGCTGTTCAAAGGAGAATATAAGAAGTTCACTGTGGCCATCAAGAGGTTCACCTGCCACAGCACCCCAGA TGAAATAAGGAAGATCTTCAATAAGGAGGTGGAAACCATGCGGCGATTTGAATCACCAAACATCCTGCGCATGTTTGGTATCTGTATCAAGGATGCGGACG GACCTTGCCCGGACTACCTCATCGTAATGGAATTCTGCGAGAAGGGCAGCCTGAGGGAGGTGCTGGACGGACCAAGCAGGCTGTCCTGGGAGAGGCGTGCTTGCATGAGCCTAGACGCAGCCCAGGCCATCTACAG GCTGCACCAGTCGGAGACGAAGTTTAAAGTGCATGGGTCTATCTGCAGCTCCAAGTTCCTGGTGGATGCTGGGTACACAGTGAAG CTGGGAGGCTTTGAACTCGCGAAGACCGAGACCTCCCTGAAGAACAACAAAAAGAAGGAGGGCAGTTCCATAAATTACTGCTCCCCTCAGCAAATTGAGGATGTTAACTACCTTTATGACAGGGACTGTGAAATATACAG CTTCGGGATTGTCTTGTGGGAAATCGCTACTCGTCAGATTCCATTCAAAG GCTGCAAGTCAACGGAGATCTACCAGAAAGTCTGTAAGGAGAAGAGCATGGAGCCCCTCCCAGCAGACTGCCCCAAAAACCTGGTGGATATAATCAATGCCTGCCGTGCCTATGAGCCCTTCTACAGGCCACCAGCCAGAG TGCTGGTCGACAAATTGCGTGACGTGGTTCAGGAGTTGGATGACTGA
- the nob1 gene encoding RNA-binding protein NOB1 isoform X1 has product MSAAMVEHVVADAGAFLKKAPLQDIGKNIYTLKDVVEEIRDKQTRRSLAFLPYKLNFKEPFPEYVRLVTEFSKKTGDYPSLSATDIKVLALTYQLETETVGSAHLKKDPDVKITLCGTQRHPEAPVGIAGFHLPSKAMLGKPTAPPQSVQDTESAEFNSFQFWRNPLPAIESDLLDLLDLQPQSEVENAEDVGGFEEGNELDDEEEEDDDGGGWITPHNITQVQMDMGVFESPTDIRVGCVTTDFSMQNVLIQIGLHVLSVNGMLIRQARNYILRCHACFKTTTNMTKIFCPNCGNKTLKKVAVTINEDGSMQMHFSKNPKVLNPRGLKHSLAQPKGGKHSSNPHLVEDQRFPQQRLSRKARQKTDVFDPDYVASGSPFAENDIYSRAANLQLRDSHCGGGRRRANPNAARKKFVRNK; this is encoded by the exons ATGTCTGCTGCCATGGTGGAGCATGTTGTGGCTGATGCGGGAGCTTTCTTAAAAAAGGCACCGTTACAG GATATCGGGAAGAATATTTACACCCTGAAGGATGTCGTTGAAGAAATACGGGACAAGCAAACCAGACGAAGTCTCGCTTTTCTGCCGTATAAACTTAATTTCAAGGAACCCTTCCCAGAATACGTTAGACTAG TGACTGAATTCTCCAAAAAAACTGGAGACTACCCCAGCCTCTCAGCCACCGACATCAAAGTACTGGCTTTAACTTACCAGCTGGAAACGGAAACAGTCGGATCTGCACACTTGAAAAAAGACCCGGACGTTAAA ATCACTTTATGCGGCACACAGCGCCACCCAGAGGCCCCTGTTGGCATTGCAGGGTTTCACCTTCCATCGAAG GCAATGCTAGGAAAACCAACTGCGCCCCCCCAGAGCGTTCAGGATACCGAGAGTGCGGagttcaacagcttccagttctggAGGAACCCCCTGCCCGCCATTGAATCTGACCTGCTGGACCTGCTG GATTTACAGCCGCAGTCTGAAGTGGAGAATGCTGAGGACGTCGGAGGGTTCGAGGAGGGTAATGAATTggatgatgaggaggaagaggatgatgaCGGTGGAGGCTGGATCACCCCCCATAACATCACACAGGTCCAAATGGACATGGGTGTGTTTGAATCTCCTACAGATATCAGAGTTGGCTGTGTGACCACTGACTTTTCCATGCAG AACGTTCTCATTCAGATTGGCCTACATGTCCTGTCTGTGAATGGGATGCTAATCAGACAGGCTCGGAACTATATTTTGCGCTGCCATGCCTGCTTCAA AACCACAACAAACATGACCAAGATCTTCTGTCCAAACTGCGGGAACAAGACGCTGAAGAAAGTGGCAGTGACGATCAATGAGGATGGCAGCATGCAGATGCACTTCTCCAAGAACCCCAAAGTGCTTAACCCCCGCGGTCTGAAG CACTCCCTGGCCCAGCCGAAAGGGGGAAAACACAGCAGCAATCCTCACCTTGTGGAGGACCAGCGATTCCCCCAGCAGCGACTGTCCCGCAAGGCCAGGCAGAAAACCGATGTCTTCGACCCAGATTACGTAGCCAGTGGCTCCCCTTTTGCTGAGAATGACATCTACAGCCGGGCCGCAAACCTGCAGCTGCGGGACTCTCACTGTGGAGGGGGGCGGCGCCGTGCTAACCCTAATGCAGCACGCAAGAAATTTGTCAGGAACAAATAA
- the nob1 gene encoding RNA-binding protein NOB1 isoform X2, translating into MSAAMVEHVVADAGAFLKKAPLQDIGKNIYTLKDVVEEIRDKQTRRSLAFLPYKLNFKEPFPEYVRLVTEFSKKTGDYPSLSATDIKVLALTYQLETETVGSAHLKKDPDVKITLCGTQRHPEAPVGIAGFHLPSKAMLGKPTAPPQSVQDTESAEFNSFQFWRNPLPAIESDLLDLLVRRSAYECLAKAVKLQSAHLSSRGQDLQPQSEVENAEDVGGFEEGNELDDEEEEDDDGGGWITPHNITQVQMDMGVFESPTDIRVGCVTTDFSMQNVLIQIGLHVLSVNGMLIRQARNYILRCHACFKTTTNMTKIFCPNCGNKTLKKVAVTINEDGSMQMHFSKNPKVLNPRGLKHSLAQPKGGKHSSNPHLVEDQRFPQQRLSRKARQKTDVFDPDYVASGSPFAENDIYSRAANLQLRDSHCGGGRRRANPNAARKKFVRNK; encoded by the exons ATGTCTGCTGCCATGGTGGAGCATGTTGTGGCTGATGCGGGAGCTTTCTTAAAAAAGGCACCGTTACAG GATATCGGGAAGAATATTTACACCCTGAAGGATGTCGTTGAAGAAATACGGGACAAGCAAACCAGACGAAGTCTCGCTTTTCTGCCGTATAAACTTAATTTCAAGGAACCCTTCCCAGAATACGTTAGACTAG TGACTGAATTCTCCAAAAAAACTGGAGACTACCCCAGCCTCTCAGCCACCGACATCAAAGTACTGGCTTTAACTTACCAGCTGGAAACGGAAACAGTCGGATCTGCACACTTGAAAAAAGACCCGGACGTTAAA ATCACTTTATGCGGCACACAGCGCCACCCAGAGGCCCCTGTTGGCATTGCAGGGTTTCACCTTCCATCGAAG GCAATGCTAGGAAAACCAACTGCGCCCCCCCAGAGCGTTCAGGATACCGAGAGTGCGGagttcaacagcttccagttctggAGGAACCCCCTGCCCGCCATTGAATCTGACCTGCTGGACCTGCTGGTGAGGAGATCTGCTTATG AATGTTTGGCTAAGGCTGTAAAGCTGCAGTCAGCTCATCTCTCTTCAAGGGGACAGGATTTACAGCCGCAGTCTGAAGTGGAGAATGCTGAGGACGTCGGAGGGTTCGAGGAGGGTAATGAATTggatgatgaggaggaagaggatgatgaCGGTGGAGGCTGGATCACCCCCCATAACATCACACAGGTCCAAATGGACATGGGTGTGTTTGAATCTCCTACAGATATCAGAGTTGGCTGTGTGACCACTGACTTTTCCATGCAG AACGTTCTCATTCAGATTGGCCTACATGTCCTGTCTGTGAATGGGATGCTAATCAGACAGGCTCGGAACTATATTTTGCGCTGCCATGCCTGCTTCAA AACCACAACAAACATGACCAAGATCTTCTGTCCAAACTGCGGGAACAAGACGCTGAAGAAAGTGGCAGTGACGATCAATGAGGATGGCAGCATGCAGATGCACTTCTCCAAGAACCCCAAAGTGCTTAACCCCCGCGGTCTGAAG CACTCCCTGGCCCAGCCGAAAGGGGGAAAACACAGCAGCAATCCTCACCTTGTGGAGGACCAGCGATTCCCCCAGCAGCGACTGTCCCGCAAGGCCAGGCAGAAAACCGATGTCTTCGACCCAGATTACGTAGCCAGTGGCTCCCCTTTTGCTGAGAATGACATCTACAGCCGGGCCGCAAACCTGCAGCTGCGGGACTCTCACTGTGGAGGGGGGCGGCGCCGTGCTAACCCTAATGCAGCACGCAAGAAATTTGTCAGGAACAAATAA
- the cog8 gene encoding conserved oligomeric Golgi complex subunit 8 translates to MAAVDVEDESILASIFKDSFPDNWRENPDFAAYLSELSSYGVEKLSREPERLAEERAQILQQTRELAFSNYKTFIRTADCTEEIYRDFGRVESSVSKLLEKLPSFGEKCRGFVKEAEDIGVSRRMNSLTLNRHTEILEILEIPQLMDTCVRNGYYEEALELAAYVKRLEKKHTSLPVIQSIVHEVRQSAQLMLSQLLQQLRSNAQLPVCLRVIGYLRRMDVFTEAELRVKFLQTRGSWLRSILSAIPDDDPYIHITKTIEACRVHLFDIITQYRAIFSDEDPLLAPAGQAVNESAIFHGWVVQKVAEFLDTLERDLQRGVGARLDSLLGQCMYFGLSFSRVGADFRGQLAPMFQQVAKDTFHRAMQEAVEKFQEDMNHYTLISFPTMLGSTIPPVPPSVQPGTLQPPMTLLDFPPLACFLNNILTAFNDLRLCCPIALAQGVTRCLEDALVKVTKLILVFHRAEEAAFSSRERELFVQFCCAFAEDMVPFLNRCLQMVFPPAQLALILGIPPTQVHKCNGLGCISVDMVLAPLEFVLPKKETCSSVADLSDLPNPDHMPLDPASKTAVASAEDTVFSAIREGSAVGEIAELSG, encoded by the exons ATGGCGGCTGTGGACGTGGAAGATGAAAGTATTTTGGCGTCTATTTTCAAAGACAGCTTTCCTGACAACTGGCGAGAGAACCCAGACTTTGCTGCGTATTTATCAGAGCTGAGCTCGTATGGCGTGGAGAAGCTGAGCCGCGAACCGGAGAGGCTGGCGGAGGAGCGGGCGCAGATCCTGCAGCAGACTCGGGAGCTGGCTTTCTCCAACTATAAAACCTTCATCCGCACTGCGGACTGCACCGAGGAAATATACCGGGACTTCGGCCGTGTGGAGAGCAGCGTCTCTAAGTTACTCGAAAAACTGCCAAGTTTTGGGGAAAAATGCAG GGGTTTCGTAAAGGAAGCCGAGGATATTGGGGTCAGCCGTCGTATGAACAGTTTAACACTGAATCGCCACACGGAGATCCTGGAGATATTGGAGATCCCTCAGCTGATGGACACATGTGTCCGCAACGGCTACTACGAGGAAGCCTTGGAGCTGGCAGCCTATGTGAAGAGGCTGGAGAAGAAGCACACCTCCCTGCCTGTTATCCAG AGCATTGTGCATGAAGTGCGTCAATCTGCGCAGCTCATGCTGAGCCAGCTGCTGCAGCAGCTGCGCAGCAATGCTCAGCTGCCCGTCTGCCTCCGCGTGATTGGCTACCTCCGCCGAATGGACGTGTTCACAGAGGCGGAGCTCAGGGTGAAGTTCCTGCAGACGCGAGGCAGTTGGCTGCGCTCCATCCTGTCTGCTATCCCTGATGACGACCCCTACATCCACATAACCAAGACCATCGAAGCCTGCCGCGTTCATCTCTTCGACATCATCACGCAGTACCGAGCCATCTTCTCTGACGAGGACCCTCTGCTGGCCCCTGCAGGACAGGCAGTGAATGAGAGTGCCATTTTCCATGGTTGGGTGGTCCAGAAGGTAGCAGAGTTCTTGGACACCCTGGAGCGGGACCTTCAGCGTGGAGTCGGGGCTCGCTTGGACTCCCTATTGGGCCAGTGCATGTATTTTGGTCTCTCCTTCAGTCGGGTGGGGGCAGACTTCCGGGGCCAGTTGGCCCCCATGTTCCAGCAGGTTGCCAAGGACACATTCCACCGGGCAATGCAGGAGGCTGTGGAGAAGTTTCAGGAGGACATGAATCACTATACACTCATCTCCTTCCCCACCATGCTAGGCAGTACCATCCCACCTGTGCCTCCTAGTGTGCAGCCTGGCACACTACAGCCCCCCATGACCCTCCTGGATTTCCCTCCCTTAGCCTGCTTTCTCAACAACATCCTGACCGCCTTCAACGACCTGCGCCTGTGCTGCCCCATAGCCTTGGCTCAGGGTGTCACCAGATGCCTGGAAGATGCTCTCGTTAAG GTGACCAAACTGATCCTGGTCTTCCACCGGGCTGAGGAGGCAGCCTTCAGCAGCCGGGAACGCGAGCTCTTCGTTCAGTTTTGCTGTGCCTTCGCCGAGGACATGGTGCCATTTCTCAACCGCTGTCTGCAAATGGTCTTCCCCCCCGCTCAACTGGCTCTCATACTCG GTATTCCCCCAACACAGGTCCACAAGTGCAATGGTCTGGGCTGCATCAGTGTCGACATGGTACTGGCGCCATTGGAGTTTGTGTTGCCGAAGAAGGAAACATGCTCTTCCGTCGCTGACCTGAGcgatctgccaaacccagaccatATGCCCTTAGACCCAGCTTCTAAGACTGCTGTGGCATCCGCAGAGGACACCGTGTTCTCGGCCATTAGGGAGGGATCTGCAGTTGGAGAGATCGCTGAGCTGTCAGGGTGA
- the nip7 gene encoding 60S ribosome subunit biogenesis protein NIP7 homolog codes for MCRHTITSCFRLVSSVLGTHVCLVSVAVERLKPLFCIILYIINMRPLTDDETKIMFEKLSKYIGENIKLLVDRPDGTYCFRLHKDRVFYISEKILKLATNISRDKLVSAGTCFGKFTKTQKFRLHITALDFLAPYAKFKVWVKPGAEQSFLYGNHILKSGLGRITENTEQYQGVVVYSMADVPLGFGVAAKSTQVCRHVDPMSIVVFHQADIGEYIRSEDTLT; via the exons ATGTGTCGTCACACAATTACTTCCTGTTTCCGGTTGGTCTCTTCCGTTCTCGGGACCCACGTGTGCCTGGTTTCTGTAGCAGTTGAGCGGCTAAAACCATTATTTTGTATTATACTGTACATTATAAACATGCGACCCTTAACGGATGATGAAACCAAGATCatgtttgaaaaactttcaaagTA TATTGGGGAAAATATTAAGCTGTTAGTGGATCGACCAGATGGGACGTACTGCTTCAGACTTCACAAAGATCGCGTGTTTTATATAAG TGAAAAGATTTTGAAATTGGCCACCAATATATCCCGGGATAAGCTGGTGTCAGCAGGCACCTGCTTTGGGAAATTCACCAAGACCCAGAAATTCCGCCTCCACATCACTGCGCTGGACTTTCTGGCTCCTTATGCAAAG TTCAAAGTGTGGGTGAAGCCCGGTGCGGAGCAGTCCTTCTTGTATGGAAACCACATTCTCAAGTCCGGCCTCGGCAGAATTACGGAGAACACTGAACAGTACCAGGGAGTGGTGGTATACTCTATGGCAGATGTTCCATTG GGGTTTGGAGTAGCCGCAAAGTCCACACAGGTGTGCCGGCATGTGGACCCAATGTCCATTGTGGTGTTCCATCAGGCAGACATCGGGGAGTACATCCGAAGTGAGGATACTCTCACTTAA